From the Nerophis lumbriciformis linkage group LG05, RoL_Nlum_v2.1, whole genome shotgun sequence genome, the window acttctaagagtcttgtgaaatcacaatatcccattttaactagctagccactaacatttttataaaagaggagaaaacccgaaaaaaatgaaaatacaattttgaaacaatttcgactctttaaaattcaaccgaaaaaaagaagagaaaatctagctaattcgaatctttttgaaaaaattaaaaaaataatttatggaacatcattagtaatttttcctgataaagattaattttaaaatgttgatgacatgttttaaataggttaaaatccaatttgcactttgttagaatatataacaaattggaccaagctatatttctaacaaagacaaatcattatttattctagattttccagaacaaaatttttaaaagaaattcaaaagactttgaaattagatttaaatttgattctacagattttctagatttgccagaatattttttttgaattgtaatcatagtttgaagaaatatttcacaaatattcttcgttgaaaaaacagaagctaaaatgaagaattaaattaaaatgtatttattattctttacaataaaaaaaaacacatttacttgaacattgatttaaattgtcaggtaagaagaggaaggaatttaaaaggtaaaaaggtatatgtgtttaaaaatcataaaatcatttttaaggttgtcatttttctctaaaattgtctttctgaaagttgtaagaagcaaagtaaaaaaataaatgaattcatTTAAACAAgtctttaaaatgttttcttggattttcaaattctatttgagttttgtctctcttagaattactaAGAGAATGACCAGCTtggtagtaaataaataaaatttaaaaaatagaggcagctcactggtaagtgctgctatttgagctatttttagaacaggccagcgggcgactcatctggtccttacgggcgacctggtgcccgcgggcaccgcgtagGTGACCCCTGGCGTACACAGTGAAGTGGATCGACTGAGTGAGGTTTCTATTGGAGACACATGGTAGggttggggacttgtccagggtgtagctgggataggctctagcaccctcgCGACTCCGAgggggacacgcggtagaaaatggctggatgtaaggttagggttaggacgggggtcagcaacccacagcgccctggtggctccattgagctttttaaaaaatgtatggaaataaataaaaaaaatgggggggaaaatgtttttttttgcaatatggtttctgtaggacaaacacgacacaaaccttcctaattgttagaaagcccactgtttgatacgtttgtgtttatgcttcgctggtgagagtatttggcgagcgccgttttgtcctactaatttcagcggcccttgaactcaccgttgcgtGGACTGTGActgattttgtccaccaaactttttatgctgtgcgtgaatgcacaaaggtgggctttgttgatgttatcgtaTTGTgttgagtgctaatcaggcatatttggtcattgcatgactgcaagctaatcgatgcctcatttgtagctataatcgagctcatttaatttcctttacgtgtgttatttttccatgtttcatgacatattctctgtatgtaatattggctgcatttctgatagttgtttgtgcgccatgttgttccacactacagcaaacgttagccagcttgcaaaaattgtaataaatccattagaagaagacagcctgacattttctttaacttggacacacacatctatgtacctttggccatttccaggagttatctcaccctctgagaagttttacaagtgttttctaatgttgtaaaaatgtgtagaataaatattccaTTTCAACAttcctgtcaacgaagatttgcgtcagcctgcgacacatggtcattttgatagtaggctaatatagctaattagccacttacatcatgtgttgccatcattttaacacttatataagtcttaattttttgcagctccagaccgattacttttttgtatctgtggtccaatatggctctttcaacattttgggttgccgacccctggatgcTTGAAGGAAGAAGAAAAACTGATTGTGGAGTTACATTTTTGTTTCCTTCTCCAACATGACTCTGCAGGACTGATCAGCCTTCAAAAACAAGAATGTACACTTTGGCGCTATAGCAACAAGGTAATTGAAGTGACACAAAGGCATGAGTCATCCCAGCCATTATTGTGCTGCTTCCCCGCCCCCTCAATCAAATACTGTATGTGGGAACTGACTGGCTTCTCACCAAAAGCccagaaaattatattttttcaaatgcATGAAACGGTTGGGAGACAAGGATATTAATATGATTTGGGATGTCTTAAGGATTGTtttcaagtacaaaaaaatattatttccatATTTTGTGGCTGTTTATCACGCTGCAGTCCAAACTTCACTGTTCATCATTCCTTAGGCCCTTGGAAATGTCCTCCTTACCAGGCGCTGTCCACACGGAGCCTTTGGATGATTCCGCAGTTGTTAATACAAAGAGCCCTCTTGGAATGTCCACACAACAAATGAAGGATATCAAATGAAAGGAAGTGGGACAAATAGAAATGAATCATTTCCTATTCCCTCAACATTCCACCTGCTGAACTCCACCACCTTCTCAGTCCTGTGGCCTGTTCATGAGCAGCTGCTCGATGTATTTGTCCAAATGTCCCCTGGGTGCCGACTGGTAAAGAGGGATCCCAAGTTTGGGGGCAGTTAAGGGGTAGAAAGAGAGGGGGCGCCTGGGGTAGAGGGCGACGACGGGCTTTCTGGGAGGCACCCAGTTGAGGTAACGCTGCTTGGGCTGAAAGCCGTAAGCGCCATCCCGGGAGCGATGCAGGAAGGTGTTGAAAGCCAAAGCAGGCTTGGGGACGAAGTACCGGAATGTTGGTCTTGGAGGACGGAAGTAGACAGGGTAATAGTCCGGACTGGGCTTCCTCTGGTAGAAGGATGGGTAGCGTGTCCAAAGAGGTCTTGGGGCTTGAATCCAGTGTTCCTGCTTGACGGACTTGAGAGGTTTGGACCATAGGAGGAGATCATTAGGATTGTTCCAGAACTGTTTGGACTTTGAAGGCTCCTGAGTCCAGCTTTTAAGGCGATGGACCACCGAGGGAGGTTGCTTGGAGACAGGAAAGGAATCAGTCGAGGGCAATTGTGGGCGTTGCCAGTGCGTTATAAGCTCCGGCGCCatgtcttttttcttctttttctccacgTCGCTGATGATGTCTACCACGTCGTCAGCGGGCAAGTGCAGCTTGCTTGAGATCTCAATGAGCTTGTCGATAGTCTGAGGGTCGATGTCATCCTGCTCCTGCTCTTCCTCGGACCGCTTGTCCGCAGCGGTGTCAGCCTGAGTGGCGTACTTTCCGCCGCCGCCCTTCTGCTTGACCATGTAGCGCAGCAGCATGTCAGATGCAATGTCGGCCAGCTTCTCCTCCTCCATCTTGGCTCTCTGCACCTCGGCCGCCTGCCTCCTCATTTCCTCCTGCTCCGCCTTGGCCTGAGCCTCTTCTTCCTCTGGACTCAACACCTCCTCCTCATCTGGATCATCACTCTCCTCCATCTGCTCTGACTGCAGAGGCTGTGCCACAGTCgcagcgttgttgccttcaaagTCATCCTTGAAGTTGCCGCCCCTGAACGATGGCATGTTCAAGGCCTTCTGCGTCTCCTCTTGCCATTTGAGTTTCTTCTGGGAGAAGCTGCCCTTGCCGAGCGGGATGATGTCGTTAAAGCTGCTGTAGTCTCGACTCTCCCGCTGGGTTGGCTTTGAATCCCCTGCTCGCTTTACGGCCACGTCTAAACGCGGAAATTCCTTCATCATGCTCTCCAGGCTCCTCAACTCCTCAGGGTTTAGCTGCTCCTCCTCGTCGCCTCCTTGCTCCTGGCCCCCTGTGGCGGGGGGCTGCTGCGTCTGGACCTGTAGAGTCTGGCTGCTGGTCCGACTGGACACCCGCTCGGTCATCCTCTCTTCTTCCTCCTCGGCCTTCTTCCTCTCTTCGGCCTCCTCCTGGCCCTGGGCGGCCATAAACAGCTCCAGCCTCTGTCGGCCGTCTCGGTCTCGTTGTGCCCCCGTCTCTTCCATACCCTTTTCATCCTGCCTTCTCTCGACACGGGTCGAGTTAAGCGCCTCCAGGAAAAGTGCTGCGAGGGTTTTGGGTTCCACGTCATCAAAGAGGTCATCTCCTTTCGGTGAGATTTTTTCAATCTTCCCCTCATCCTCCGTGTCTCCTGACATCGTCATGCTGGCAGGAGTGACGGCGGGTTCAGCGGCAAAGGCTGTCGTTAGGAAAACCAGGACAATAAGGACACTTGAGGTGTTGCGGGAAGCCATTATGGACACTCAGGATGGCCTCCAGAGAGCAGGATCAGAATACTTCTACAGATGGGAGGCAAAGAAAAGACCTCAATGCAAATGATCAAAACAAGCTCCACAAGGTCCCACTTCATTCAACCTGGATAAAGTGCAATCATGCTCATTCAGTGCAGCCTCCAAAGGGCTTACAGTACACAGTACAGCATCAGAGCTTTCTGCATGATGCAGTGCAGTTTTACAAAAATACGTTTTAAAAACACAGTaaaaatggaattaaaaaaacaaacattaacatTGTGCAGAACTGTGATAAAATGACTAGTGTTACTAATCAAACCTTTtatatttgtggaaaatattggagatGATGTGCtcagcttatgagatgcaatgcaagtgtaagccactgtgacgctattgttcatttttgtatttatatttgtttttatataaatggctgtgatgacaaTGTAAATgatggatttttaatcactgttttgttggaattcttattaatattgatattagagatgtccgataatatcggcctgccgatattatcggccgataatgctttaaaatgtaatattggaaattatcggtatcgttttttttattatcggtatcggcttttttttattttttttatttattttaatatcaacataaaaaacacaagatacacttacaattagtgcaccaacccaaaaaaccttcctcccccatttacactcattcacacaaaagggttgtttctttctgttattaatattctggttcctacattatatatcaatatatatcaatacagtctgcaagggatacagtctgtaagcacacatgattgtgcgtgctgctggtccactaatagtactaacctttagcagttaattctactcattttcattaccgtatttttcggactataagtcgcagtttttttcatagtttggccgggggtgcgacttatactcaggagcgacttatgtgtgaaatgattaacacattaccgtaaaatatcaaataatattatttagctcattcacgtaagagactagacgtataagatttcatgggatttagcgattaggagtgacagattgtttggtaaacgtatagcatgttctatatgttatagttatttgaatgactcttaccataatatgttacgttaacataccaggcacgttctcagttggttatttatgcgtcatataacgtacacttattcagcctgttgttcactattctttatttattttaaattgcctttcaaatgtctattcttggtgttgggttttatcaaatacatttcccccaaaaatgcgatttatactccagtgcgacatataccgtatttttcggagtataagtcgcaccggagcataagtcgcaccagccgaaaatgcataataaagaaggaaaaaaacatatataaatcgcactggagtataagtcgcattttctggggacatttatttgataaaaccaaacaccaaaaatagacatttgaaaggcaatttaaaataattaaagaatagtgaacaacaggctgaataagtgtacgttatatgacgcataaataaccaactgagaacgtgcttggtatgttaacgtaacatatggtaagagtcattcaaataactataacatatagaacatgctatatgtttgccaaacaatctgtcactcctaatcgctaaatcccataaaatcttatacgtctagtctcttacgtgaatgagctaaataatattatttgatattttacggtaatgtgttaataatttcacacataagtcgctcctgagtataagtcgcacccccggccaaactatgaaaaaaactgcgacttatagtccgaaaaatacagtatatttttttttctttctttattatgcattttcggcaggtacgatttatactccaaaaaatacggtaattactagtttctatgtcactgtttttatattgttttactttcttttttattcaagaaaatgtttttaatttgtttatcttattttatttgattaatattttaaaaaaggaccttatcttcaccatacctggttgtccaaattaggcataataatgtgttaattccacgactgtatatatcagtatcggttgatatcggtatcggtaatcaaagagttggacaatatcggcttaaagccattttcggacatccctaattgatattgttgttgatactattcatttttgtttgactacttttggattgttttcgtgtcatgtgtcctctcaattactccgttgattgctattctgggtgttgctgggccgggtttggttttggaattggaattgtattattgtgtattattttgttaaaaaaaacatgctcTGGGAATAGAC encodes:
- the vgf gene encoding uncharacterized protein vgf, translated to MASRNTSSVLIVLVFLTTAFAAEPAVTPASMTMSGDTEDEGKIEKISPKGDDLFDDVEPKTLAALFLEALNSTRVERRQDEKGMEETGAQRDRDGRQRLELFMAAQGQEEAEERKKAEEEEERMTERVSSRTSSQTLQVQTQQPPATGGQEQGGDEEEQLNPEELRSLESMMKEFPRLDVAVKRAGDSKPTQRESRDYSSFNDIIPLGKGSFSQKKLKWQEETQKALNMPSFRGGNFKDDFEGNNAATVAQPLQSEQMEESDDPDEEEVLSPEEEEAQAKAEQEEMRRQAAEVQRAKMEEEKLADIASDMLLRYMVKQKGGGGKYATQADTAADKRSEEEQEQDDIDPQTIDKLIEISSKLHLPADDVVDIISDVEKKKKKDMAPELITHWQRPQLPSTDSFPVSKQPPSVVHRLKSWTQEPSKSKQFWNNPNDLLLWSKPLKSVKQEHWIQAPRPLWTRYPSFYQRKPSPDYYPVYFRPPRPTFRYFVPKPALAFNTFLHRSRDGAYGFQPKQRYLNWVPPRKPVVALYPRRPLSFYPLTAPKLGIPLYQSAPRGHLDKYIEQLLMNRPQD